In Blautia sp. SC05B48, a single genomic region encodes these proteins:
- a CDS encoding AIM24 family protein, whose translation MRIENLQNENRKYAKSIGNFHVLEYVQDASVSPMNAMNEYFMSKMNVRRRQVVIDIDKDHSAIIQAGAMQWMGGNVQATSGVKGIGDFLGKALKGAVTKETAVKPEYVGEGCLVLEPTYKYIILADVGKWGSAGMTIEDGMFLACDANVKSKVVARKNLSSAVLGGEGLFNLSLQGNGVAALESNVPEDELIEVILENDELKIDGNLAVCWSSNLEFTVERSTKTLVGSAVSGEGLVNVYRGTGRVLMCPVAPTTSLFESTNTMAAKAAAKSSNTFGK comes from the coding sequence ATGCGAATTGAAAACTTACAAAATGAAAACAGAAAATATGCGAAAAGTATCGGGAACTTCCATGTACTTGAATATGTACAGGATGCCAGCGTTTCACCTATGAATGCAATGAATGAGTATTTCATGAGTAAAATGAATGTCAGAAGAAGACAGGTTGTTATTGATATTGATAAAGACCATTCTGCTATTATCCAGGCCGGTGCCATGCAGTGGATGGGTGGTAATGTACAAGCCACATCTGGGGTAAAAGGTATCGGAGATTTCCTTGGAAAGGCACTCAAGGGTGCGGTCACCAAAGAAACCGCGGTTAAACCGGAATATGTTGGCGAAGGCTGTCTGGTACTGGAACCAACATATAAATACATTATTCTTGCAGATGTTGGCAAGTGGGGATCAGCCGGAATGACAATTGAAGATGGCATGTTCCTGGCTTGTGATGCAAATGTAAAAAGTAAAGTTGTAGCCAGAAAGAACCTTTCATCAGCCGTGCTAGGTGGCGAAGGTCTGTTTAATCTGAGTTTGCAGGGAAATGGTGTAGCTGCACTGGAATCTAATGTTCCCGAAGATGAATTGATTGAAGTCATATTGGAAAATGATGAACTGAAAATTGATGGAAATCTTGCTGTATGCTGGTCATCAAATCTTGAATTCACCGTAGAAAGATCTACAAAAACACTTGTAGGATCTGCAGTTAGCGGAGAGGGCCTGGTAAATGTTTATCGTGGAACAGGACGAGTACTGATGTGTCCGGTCGCGCCGACAACTTCCTTGTTTGAGTCCACCAACACCATGGCAGCTAAAGCTGCAGCTAAATCCAGCAATACATTTGGAAAGTAA
- a CDS encoding LURP-one-related/scramblase family protein, with product MKLLFKQRLFSWFDSYDIYDEAGNTVYVVKGQLSWGHKLVIYDAHGNEVGMVVQKVLTFLPKFEIYKNGSYIGCLSKEFSFLTPHYNIDYNGWHIDGTIMEWDYSILDRSGYLIARVNKELFHMTDTYVIDAQNPGNALDALMFVLAIDAEKCSRN from the coding sequence ATGAAGTTATTATTTAAACAAAGGCTGTTTTCATGGTTTGACAGCTATGATATCTATGATGAAGCAGGCAACACTGTTTATGTAGTAAAAGGCCAGTTGTCCTGGGGACATAAGCTTGTAATTTATGATGCCCATGGAAATGAAGTAGGAATGGTTGTTCAGAAAGTTCTTACCTTCCTTCCTAAATTCGAGATTTATAAAAACGGCAGTTATATAGGATGCCTGAGCAAAGAATTCTCATTCCTGACGCCACATTATAATATTGATTACAATGGATGGCATATTGATGGAACCATTATGGAATGGGACTATAGCATTCTTGATCGAAGTGGATATTTAATTGCACGGGTCAATAAAGAACTGTTTCATATGACTGATACATATGTCATTGATGCACAGAATCCAGGAAATGCGTTGGATGCGTTGATGTTTGTACTAGCAATCGATGCAGAAAAATGTTCCAGGAATTAA
- a CDS encoding VOC family protein has product MLKNILIVVDDIEKSIEFYRDLFGLQVILQNEGNVILSEGLVLQDVGLWGKTLDEISTPFNNRMELYFEEFDIDGLLAKYESGKYFVRYATELAEIAGGQKLVRLYDPSGNLIEVRTPFMCN; this is encoded by the coding sequence ATGTTAAAGAATATACTGATCGTAGTAGATGATATAGAAAAATCCATAGAGTTTTATAGGGATTTATTTGGTCTGCAAGTGATTCTTCAGAATGAAGGGAATGTAATTTTATCGGAGGGCCTTGTTTTGCAGGACGTTGGTTTATGGGGAAAGACGTTGGATGAGATTTCTACACCATTCAATAACAGGATGGAACTGTATTTTGAGGAATTTGATATAGATGGATTGCTTGCAAAATATGAATCCGGTAAGTATTTCGTTCGATATGCCACTGAACTAGCAGAAATTGCAGGTGGCCAGAAACTTGTAAGGTTGTATGATCCGAGTGGTAATCTCATCGAGGTTCGTACGCCATTTATGTGTAATTGA
- a CDS encoding peptide deformylase, producing the protein MVKQIVRDVFFLGQPSEPATKADIQVGKDLQDTLQANRERCVGMAANMIGVKKNIIIVNMGFIDVVMFNPVIVSKRDMYETEEGCLSLDGVRKTTRYQEIEVEYYDFNWKKQRQKLSGWTAQICQHEIDHLSGKII; encoded by the coding sequence ATGGTAAAACAAATTGTAAGAGACGTTTTCTTCTTAGGCCAGCCATCTGAACCAGCCACGAAAGCAGATATCCAGGTTGGAAAAGACCTGCAGGATACGCTGCAGGCGAACAGAGAACGTTGCGTGGGTATGGCGGCGAACATGATTGGTGTAAAGAAGAATATCATCATTGTAAATATGGGATTCATAGATGTTGTGATGTTCAATCCGGTGATCGTTTCAAAACGTGACATGTATGAGACAGAAGAAGGCTGTCTGTCCCTGGACGGTGTCCGCAAGACGACCAGATACCAGGAAATTGAAGTGGAGTATTATGACTTTAACTGGAAAAAACAGAGACAGAAGCTGTCCGGATGGACGGCACAGATCTGTCAGCATGAAATTGATCATTTGTCCGGGAAGATCATATAA
- a CDS encoding arsenate reductase family protein: MNIQIFGTKKCNDTKKAERFFKERGIKFQFIDMKEKGMSKGEFNSVAQANGGLENMINWEGKDKDLLALIKYIAEEDKLEKVLENPQVIKIPVVRNGKQSTLGYQPDIWKAWK; the protein is encoded by the coding sequence TTGAATATACAGATTTTTGGAACAAAGAAGTGCAATGATACAAAGAAAGCAGAACGTTTTTTTAAGGAACGTGGAATCAAGTTTCAGTTTATTGATATGAAAGAAAAGGGCATGAGTAAGGGCGAATTCAATTCTGTCGCCCAGGCAAATGGTGGACTGGAAAATATGATCAACTGGGAGGGCAAGGATAAGGATCTGCTTGCGCTCATTAAGTACATTGCAGAGGAAGATAAACTTGAGAAGGTACTGGAAAACCCGCAGGTGATTAAGATACCGGTGGTTCGTAATGGAAAACAATCCACTCTTGGATATCAGCCGGATATCTGGAAGGCGTGGAAATAA
- a CDS encoding YaiI/YqxD family protein has protein sequence MQIFVDADACPVVGIVEKVAKEHDLPVTLLCDTNHVLASDYSKVIVVGAGADAVDYKLISICRKGDIVVSQDYGVAAMALGKGAYAIHQSGKWYTNENIDQMLMERHLNKKARRASGKNHLKGPRKRTAEDDEHFRASFEKMIHMVMDKEK, from the coding sequence ATGCAGATTTTTGTTGATGCAGATGCCTGTCCGGTAGTCGGTATCGTTGAAAAAGTTGCGAAAGAGCACGATCTTCCGGTAACGTTGTTGTGTGATACCAATCATGTGTTAGCTTCTGATTATAGTAAAGTGATCGTAGTTGGAGCCGGAGCAGATGCAGTGGATTATAAACTGATCAGCATTTGCCGTAAAGGAGATATTGTCGTATCACAGGATTATGGAGTGGCTGCAATGGCTCTTGGAAAAGGTGCGTATGCGATTCATCAATCCGGGAAATGGTATACCAATGAAAATATTGACCAGATGCTTATGGAACGCCACTTGAACAAGAAAGCGCGAAGGGCATCCGGAAAGAATCACTTAAAAGGACCAAGAAAACGAACAGCAGAGGATGATGAGCATTTCAGAGCGTCTTTTGAGAAAATGATACATATGGTGATGGACAAGGAGAAATAA
- a CDS encoding alpha/beta fold hydrolase, translating into MKESTYQTPCGTIHYWSSILRLDTTTLVFLPGLTADHRLFDKQVEHFVKKYNIIVWDAPAHASSWPFRFEFDLFDKAKWLNGILEKEEIRKPIMIGQSMGGYVGQAYAQLYPDRLAGFISIDSAPLQRNYVTSVEIWLLKRMEPIYTHYPWKLLLKSGTEGVATSNYGRNLMKEMMLVYDGDQHRYAQIAGHGFRILAEAMEKELPYEIKCPSLLICGTKDHAGSCIRYNRAWHRKTKIPLKWIEGAGHNSNTDKPEMINSLLEEFLSKVL; encoded by the coding sequence TTGAAAGAAAGTACATATCAAACTCCTTGTGGAACGATTCATTATTGGTCAAGTATTCTGAGGTTGGATACAACGACGCTTGTATTTCTTCCGGGGCTGACTGCTGACCATAGACTGTTTGATAAACAGGTTGAGCACTTCGTGAAAAAATATAATATTATTGTATGGGATGCACCGGCTCATGCCTCCTCTTGGCCGTTCCGGTTTGAATTTGATCTGTTTGATAAGGCAAAATGGCTGAATGGGATCCTTGAAAAAGAAGAAATCAGAAAACCGATTATGATCGGCCAATCAATGGGAGGATATGTGGGACAGGCTTATGCACAATTGTATCCCGACCGGCTGGCAGGCTTTATCTCCATTGATTCGGCACCGTTGCAGAGAAACTATGTGACATCAGTGGAAATCTGGCTTCTGAAAAGAATGGAACCAATATATACACATTACCCATGGAAGTTGCTTTTGAAATCCGGAACTGAGGGAGTTGCAACTTCTAATTATGGCAGAAACCTGATGAAGGAAATGATGTTGGTCTATGATGGTGATCAGCATCGTTATGCACAAATTGCAGGGCATGGATTTCGTATTCTGGCAGAGGCGATGGAAAAGGAGCTGCCATATGAAATTAAATGCCCTTCCCTGTTGATATGTGGTACAAAGGATCATGCCGGTTCATGTATTCGGTATAACAGAGCATGGCATCGAAAAACGAAAATTCCTTTAAAGTGGATTGAAGGGGCCGGTCATAATTCTAATACAGATAAACCGGAGATGATAAATAGTTTACTAGAAGAATTCCTCTCGAAGGTTTTATGA
- a CDS encoding helix-turn-helix domain-containing protein: MGKQSTRENKTIYQLCREAAGLTRAEASEKMDAVSDSKIEKFEYETQEPTPYDILQMADAYKRPDLCNYYCSHKCEIGHRYVPEVEVTDLSNIILETIASLNEINPLTGRLIQIARDGKISDDEMKDFAYISKKLDEISLAIDSLNLWVDKTAGEQGLNLELLNAEKEKLK; encoded by the coding sequence ATGGGTAAACAATCCACCAGGGAAAACAAGACAATTTACCAGCTTTGCCGAGAAGCGGCAGGCCTTACAAGAGCAGAGGCCAGTGAAAAAATGGATGCTGTCTCTGATTCAAAAATTGAAAAATTTGAATATGAAACACAAGAACCTACACCTTATGATATCCTCCAGATGGCAGATGCCTATAAAAGACCAGATCTTTGCAATTATTATTGTTCTCACAAATGTGAAATCGGTCATCGTTATGTTCCAGAAGTTGAAGTGACCGATCTGTCAAATATCATTTTGGAGACAATTGCCAGTCTAAATGAAATCAATCCTCTTACCGGTCGTCTGATCCAGATTGCCCGTGACGGTAAGATCAGCGATGATGAAATGAAAGATTTTGCTTATATCAGTAAAAAACTTGATGAAATTTCTTTAGCCATAGACTCTTTGAATCTTTGGGTAGATAAGACAGCCGGAGAACAGGGGCTTAATCTTGAACTCTTAAACGCCGAAAAAGAAAAATTAAAATAA
- a CDS encoding aspartate dehydrogenase, giving the protein MGIFKKKIVKKTYDREHMKPVIRASICTGEEVAGFKDIRTGKIEEIMLIRSPEDLEKFKAIYEIAEEIAKEY; this is encoded by the coding sequence GTGGGAATATTCAAAAAGAAAATAGTGAAAAAAACATATGACCGAGAACATATGAAACCAGTAATTCGTGCAAGCATTTGTACCGGAGAAGAAGTAGCAGGGTTCAAAGACATACGAACCGGAAAAATCGAAGAAATCATGCTGATCAGATCACCGGAAGACTTAGAAAAATTCAAAGCGATATATGAGATAGCAGAGGAAATTGCAAAAGAATATTAG